One Hevea brasiliensis isolate MT/VB/25A 57/8 chromosome 5, ASM3005281v1, whole genome shotgun sequence genomic region harbors:
- the LOC110647671 gene encoding U-box domain-containing protein 4, which produces MVSLEDSHSSSNRFPLTRNNNFYNPSSASATKISRHVGRSMRTIRSNLYQNDGSCCSFTTATDNSAYVSENLTESVIDMRLGELASRNSNSNDKSGKASSNNDEEFLDISQAFSDFSACSSDISGELQRLASLPSPENAPKNDGCESAEPEPEPCLGFLQRENFSTEIIESISPEDLQPTVKICVDGLQSPSVAVKRSAAAKLRLLAKNRSDNRALIGESGAIPALIPLLRCSDPWTQEHAVTALLNLSLLEENKCLITNNGAIKSLVYVLKTGTETSKQNAACALLSLALVEENKSSIGACGAIPPLVSLLINGSTRGKKDALTTLYKLCSIKHNKERAVSAGAVKPLVGMVAEQGVGMAEKAMVVLSSLAAIEEGREAIVEEAGIAALVEAIEDGSVKGKEFAVLTLLQLCADSVRNRGLLVREGGIPPLVALSQTGSVRAKHKAETLLGYLREPRQEASSSSP; this is translated from the exons ATGGTTTCTTTGGAAGATTCGCATTCCAGTTCAAATCGCTTCCCTTTAACCCGAAACAATAATTTTTATAACCCATCCTCTGCTTCCGCTACCAAAATCAGCCGGCATGTCGGCCGTTCCATGCGCACGATACGCTCCAATCTCTACCAGAATGACGGCAGCTGCTGTTCTTTTACTACTGCCACCGACAACTCGGCTTATGTATCGGAAAATTTAACTGAATCTGTCATCGACATGCGTCTTGGGGAGCTTGCGTCTCGGAATAGCAATAGTAATGACAAGTCTGGCAAAGCTTCTTCCAATAACGACGAGGAATTCCTTGATATCTCTCAAGCTTTCAGCGATTTCTCGGCTTGTAGCAGTGATATCTCGGGGGAATTGCAGCGTCTTGCGAGTTTACCATCCCCTGAAAACGCACCTAAAAACGATGGCTGTGAATCTGCGGAGCCTGAGCCTGAGCCTTGTTTAGGGTTTCTACAGAGGGAGAACTTCTCGACGGAAATAATCGAGAGTATTTCGCCGGAAGATCTCCAACCGACAGTCAAGATCTGCGTGGATGGGCTACAATCGCCGTCGGTTGCTGTGAAGAGATCGGCGGCAGCGAAACTTCGACTTTTGGCGAAGAACCGGTCTGATAACCGGGCATTAATAGGCGAATCGGGTGCTATTCCGGCCCTAATTCCGCTTCTCCGATGCAGCGATCCGTGGACGCAGGAACATGCAGTAACAGCTCTGTTGAATCTCTCCCTCCTTGAAGAAAACAAGTGTTTGATTACGAACAATGGAGCTATAAAATCTTTGGTTTATGTACTCAAAACAGGAACCGAAACTTCGAAGCAAAACGCAGCTTGTGCTTTGCTTAGTCTCGCATTGGTTGAAGAGAACAAGAGCTCGATTGGTGCATGTGGGGCCATACCGCCATTGGTTTCTCTGTTAATTAATGGATCCACTAGAGGAAAGAAGGATGCTTTAACTACCCTGTACAAACTTTGCTCCATTAAACACAATAAGGAGAGAGCTGTGAGTGCTGGGGCTGTAAAGCCGCTGGTGGGGATGGTGGCGGAGCAGGGTGTGGGGATGGCTGAGAAGGCGATGGTGGTGCTGAGtagcttggcagcaattgaggaaGGGAGAGAGGCTATTGTGGAGGAAGCAGGGATTGCAGCGCTTGTGGAAGCCATAGAAGATGGGTCTGTTAAAGGAAAGGAATTTGCGGTGCTTACACTGTTGCAATTGTGTGCTGATAGTGTGAGGAATCGTGGGTTGCTTGTGAGGGAAGGTGGGATTCCTCCTCTTGTTGCTCTTTCACAGACTGGGAGTGTTCGTGCTaagcataag GCTGAGACCCTTCTTGGGTACTTGAGAGAACCAAGACAGGAGGCTTCCTCTTCGAGTCCTTAA